CGAAAGCGCTGTTGTTCGGCTATGCGTGCCACCCAACTGCAGGCATGGCATTTTCGAACGAGGTCAACGGTGACTGGCCGGGCTACGCGATGGAACACCTCGAAGAAGCGTATCCCGATGCCACCGCCGTGTTCGTTATCGGCTGTGCGGGAGATCAGAAGGCCTACCCGCAGGGAAGTCGAGAACTGGTAAAACAACACGCCCGAACGGCAGCAACGGCCGTCGAACGAGCCCTGGTGACCGAACCGAAACCGGTGAGAGGGCCGCTCAAGCTCGCCGCCGGAAGCGTGACGCTCGACATCGAAAACCCCATCGAAGACGAAGACGGGAACGAGGCAGGCGGCACCGAAGTGACGGGACATCGGCCGTATCCAATACAGGCTGTTGGATTCGGGACGGATCTGACGCTCCTCTCGCTTTCAGGGGAAGTGGTCGCCGATTTTGCACTGGAACTCAAGGAGACGCTCGACTCACCCCTGTGGGTCGCAGGGTACGCCAACAACACCGGCTATCTTCCGACGAAACGAATCCTCGCCGAAGGGGGATACGAGTCGTGGCAGTCCTTCGAGGACGGACTCTACGCCCCTTCCACCGCCGAGCGGATTCTCGACAAGTCAGTTGCACTCGCTGAGCGCGTCGGGGCCCGGCGGAGGGAGCTATGAGCGACTCGAGACTCGGCGGAGACAGCCATCGAACCGAACCCGGGCCACGCATCTCTACGGACTTTACCTATCGCGACATCGACGCTGCTGTCCTCGAGAACCGATCTCTTCGGGTGGTAGTACTGACCGGAAAAGGCGGCGACATCGTCGAGTTTCGGGATAAACGGACCGACGTCGACGTTCTGTGGCGGACGCCACACGCGTGGACTGCCCCCGAGGATCGGTACGTTCCGGGTATCGACTCGAGCTGGAACGAGCACTATCCTGGGGGCTGGCAGGTCAACCTCCCCATCGCCGGTGGTGGGATGGAAATCGATGGTGGGAGCTACGGACTGCACGGAGAAAGCGCACTCTTGCCGTGGGAAGGTACCGTGGTCCGCGACGACGGCGAAGCCGTGACACTTCGACTGACGGTCGAACTCATCCGCTACCCGTTTCTCGTCGAACGCGAACTGACGCTTCGAGCGGGCGAGTCCAAACTCCACATCGACGAATCGGTGACCAATCAGGGCGGGGTCCCCCTCGAGTACGTCTGGCAACAGCACATCACGCTCGGCGAACCGTTGCTCTCGCCTGCTTCACGACTCGACCTGCCCGACGCGACCGGAGTCAACCCGGCGTACGGCGACGGCTTTCCAAACGCTCGCCTCGAGGGTGACGTGACCTACGACTGGCCACACGCACCCGGAAAGGACGGCGGTACCGTCGACCTCCGAGAGATTCCGCCGCGCTCGGCGGGTGTCCACGACCAGTCATTTGCGGTCGATATGGCCGACGGCTGGTACGCGCTGACGAATCCCGACCTGAACCTCGGCTTCGCCCTTCGATTCCCACTCGAGCCGTTCGAGTGCCTGTGGTACTGGCAACCCTTCGGCGGCTACCACGAGTATCCCTGGTTCAACCGAAACTACAACGTCGGCCTCGAGCCCACGACTCGCTCGCCTGCCGAACAACGAACCAGTGAGACGGGTCAGGACGGAAAAGCGGTCATGAACGTCATCGACCCCGGAGAAACCGTCGAGGCGTCGTTTACCGCAATCACCTACGGCGACCTCGAGAGAGTAACGGACGTGACGCCCGAGGGTAATGTAAAAGACGAGTGAATTCGACGGAAGGAAATCAGTAGTACGGACTATATGCCTCGAGAAACGCGTCGCCATTGACGACGTGTTCGGCGAGCGCTCTGGAGTTTGGAGTGATCGGTTGTCCGTACTCGAGCGCAGCGTCGATGCCCAACAATAGGGAAGCAGCATCGAGGACTCGCTTTCCTGTCACCGTCGACCGGGTTTCGATAACCTCGAGATAGGCGTCGAGATACGAACGATACATATCATCCATATCTGCTGGTTCGCTGCCGACCTCGACGACCGACGTCTGGTTGCCGACGCTGAGAAAACTGAACTGCTTTTTCGTTCCGGGACTGTCGAGTCGAACGGTGACATACGTGCCGTCGGTGAAGACGATTTCGACGGTTCGACCGGGATCGTTCGCCGGTGAGACCGTTGCCCAATCGGTATCGACAATTTGACAAACGGTATCGATCAGATGAGAGCCATAATAGAACGGATCATCGTATCCGACACAGTAGAGCGCCCGACTCGAACAGTCGGGCTCGAACGTCGTTATGGCCGAGTGATAGGGTACCGCAGAACCGCCAAAGAGTGGAGTTTCGTTGGCTGCTTGCCCGATGGCCTGTATATCCTCTTTTGAGCCGGCGATCGGCTTGTCTATCAACGTCGGTATTCCGGCCTCGAGAAACGGGATGGCGAGGGGTCGGTGTGTCTCCCAGTCCACAGTAAGTATCATGACGCCGTCGACGTCACCAATCATCTCGTGTGGATCGGCATACTGACGCGCTGCATACTGGTCACAAATCGACTGGGTATACGATTCGTCTCGAACACTGCCGCCGTCCCAAACGGCACTGAGCGTAGCTTCCTCGTGGCTTGCCAAGCGCTTGGCGAAAGATTCGCCGTGACTCGTATCTAATCCGACGATACCAATATCAACCATCTACTCTCAGTGGGGGTGACTCGTACTTAAACTTTGACCGAGTTGGACAGTAACAAGCCGTCTACCACCAGTAAACAGCCGGCTGTGCGAGGAAACGCGTTCCAGACAATAAATTATTGTGTTTTCAGCCGTTATGCAGCCTCAGAGTTGGGTTCACAGATATCTCGGTGCTAATCGAGGCGCCGTCTCGTTTACTGCAGGAAATCACTGGTATGTGTCGACATGGCAATAATGCCTGCAGGCCATTCCAGTGACTGCACAAATCTGCAGGTGCGTGGAACCAGTAGCGAGGTCCTCTTGAGCCATATCTCAGCAAATGAGGGAGTGTCCAGCAAGCCGGACACAATAGCCGATTAGCTGTACTTCCGTGCAATACACGATGCGGGTCTACTGGCCCAAAAAGTCATTTTGTTCCCCAGAGGGAAACGTAGCGGTGCAGGAACCCGCAAAATGTCTCAGCCTCACTTCACTGAGTGAGAATGCCCACTACACCTGCTCGTTTGCGGTCAGTGACAGAACGGTTAATGCGTTCGGGCTATTTGCCACTGGTATGAAGCGTTACGAAACCGACGTTCGAGATGGCGTGTTGTTCCTCGAGACAGACGACGGATGGATCGAAATAGGGTCACTGGACGGTATTTGTGAGTTGATCGGCGGTGAAACCTACGTTCTCGAGTACGATGAGCAACAACGGTCGGTTTCCTGGCTCGATACCGACGAGGAGGGGAAGCTCTCCTTTGACGTACGTGAAACGTTGACAAAGATGAGTTACGACCAGGAGTTCGTGGCGAACATCGAGTCCGTGGATGCCGATACGATGGACGGCGAGTATTCGATGCGCGCCTCGGTATTTGCTGATCTCATGACTGCCATCTGGGAGGCAAAAGGCGATCTGTAATCGACGACAACACAGTGGTAAACCAAAGATGAGACGGAAACAACTGGGGCCCATCGTTTACCCAGTGAAAACAAACGGAAAGAAGTTCGTGGAATCCGCCTTTCCTCACTCGTCGAAATCCCCTGACGGCTAGCGGATGCGAGTGCTACCCCGCCCCTGATTCATAACATCTGTACCCTTGTTATGGTGGCCATCCTTCAGCCGGTATTACGTTCCACATCAAAAGGACCGTGATTTGTTTCAAACATACAACTTTGTAATCTGTGTCCAACAGAAACTGAACCGAGATTTGCATAATTACTGTAAACTACGATACGTAGGGTTTGCTGTCGCTTCTTCCCGGTGAGCGCCCAAATAGGGTCGTCAATCACCAATAAAAAAGGTACAGAGGACCGGCTCACTCGAGCAACGAACGCATCGAATTGACGCCGAGTGCTCCCGCACCGATAGCCGTCGCACCGATGATAAAAAGTGGGTTCAACACGCCCAACAGCGCGACTGGAATCGCGATACCATTGTAGACGAACGCCAGGCGATTGTTCTGTTGGACACGACGACGAGCGCCTTCGGCGAGGTCGAACGCTGTTTCGATCGCTGTCAGGTCGTCCTCGGCAACCGTAATGTCAGACGCATCGGATGCCAGATCCGTACCACCACCGAGTGAGATACCCAGTGCAGCCTCCGCCAGCGCGGGCGCGTCGTTCGTGCCATCGCCGACCATCGCGACGGTGGAATCTGTGCCGAGTTTGCTAATCGCTGCAACTTTGCCTTCGGGAGGCACCCCAGCAAACACCCTCGAAACGTCCGGGTGGCTGGCAAACGGTTCAGTCGCCGACCGCTCGTCACCGGTGAGGACGATAACCTCCATGCCTCGAGTGCTGAGACGCTCGATGGTGTCTTCCCAGTTTGTTCGCGGCTGATCACCAACGACCACGAGTCCGCACGCACGTCCGTTCTGTCCGACGACGATAGGCAGCCGTCCGGCCCCTCGTTCGGACTGAACCTGTCGTTCGAGGCCATCCTCGAGCTCCCATCCCTGATCGAGGAACAGGTCGGGATGGCCCACGAGCGTTTCATCACCATCGACGATACCGCCAACACCGTTTGAATAGCTCCGAAAGTCAGATACCTCTTCGATCGCTACCGATTCCGACCGCGGTTCTCCGCCATCTGGTTGAGGTGCGTTCCCGTCCGAGTCTGTTGTGTTCACGTCTGGCGTTGCATTCGCGTCTGTCGTACTCGGCCCGTATGCTCGAGCAATGGCGTCGGCGGCCGGGTGGGCAGCTCGTTGCTCGAGGCGGCCTGCTGCTTCGAGAACCGGTTGCGGTGCGTCTGCAGAAAGGACGGTCATCTGTCCACGAGTGAGCGTTCCAGTCTTGTCGAAAACGACAGTATCGACCTCCCGTAGCCGGTCGAATACCGTTTCGTCGAAAATGACGATGCCCCGCTCGAGAGCTTCCTCCAGGGTCGTCGCAATCGAGAGCGGCGTCGCAAAGCCAAGCAACCAGGGCGAGGCGATCATGAAGACGGCGAGAAAGCCAAGAATTGCGGTACCAACACTCCCGCTCAACACCAACGTCCCGACACCGCCGAGTACGGCAAAACCGACGATTGGAGTTAGCAGTCGACCAGCGAGACGGTCGGCACGTCGCTGGACGCCGTGTGTGGCACTCTGGAGTTGCCACACCGTCGTCGTCAGTCTGTCGATACTGCTCTTTGCGGTTGGACCGACGCGAACGATTGCGGCATCGGTGGTAACGATTGAACCGCCGACCACGTCGTCGCCAGGTTCTTTGATAATTGGAACTGACTCGCCAGTAATGATCGCCTCGTCGACCGTACAGGTACCCTCGGCCAGTTCGCCGTCGACGGGAATCCGTTCTCCCTGTTTGACGAGAAGTCGGTCGTCCGGCTCGAGTTCGCCGACATCGACTGTGTCGGTCGAACCGTCGTCTGCTAATCG
The DNA window shown above is from Natronosalvus amylolyticus and carries:
- a CDS encoding DUF4432 family protein yields the protein MSDSRLGGDSHRTEPGPRISTDFTYRDIDAAVLENRSLRVVVLTGKGGDIVEFRDKRTDVDVLWRTPHAWTAPEDRYVPGIDSSWNEHYPGGWQVNLPIAGGGMEIDGGSYGLHGESALLPWEGTVVRDDGEAVTLRLTVELIRYPFLVERELTLRAGESKLHIDESVTNQGGVPLEYVWQQHITLGEPLLSPASRLDLPDATGVNPAYGDGFPNARLEGDVTYDWPHAPGKDGGTVDLREIPPRSAGVHDQSFAVDMADGWYALTNPDLNLGFALRFPLEPFECLWYWQPFGGYHEYPWFNRNYNVGLEPTTRSPAEQRTSETGQDGKAVMNVIDPGETVEASFTAITYGDLERVTDVTPEGNVKDE
- a CDS encoding Gfo/Idh/MocA family protein; protein product: MVDIGIVGLDTSHGESFAKRLASHEEATLSAVWDGGSVRDESYTQSICDQYAARQYADPHEMIGDVDGVMILTVDWETHRPLAIPFLEAGIPTLIDKPIAGSKEDIQAIGQAANETPLFGGSAVPYHSAITTFEPDCSSRALYCVGYDDPFYYGSHLIDTVCQIVDTDWATVSPANDPGRTVEIVFTDGTYVTVRLDSPGTKKQFSFLSVGNQTSVVEVGSEPADMDDMYRSYLDAYLEVIETRSTVTGKRVLDAASLLLGIDAALEYGQPITPNSRALAEHVVNGDAFLEAYSPYY
- a CDS encoding heavy metal translocating P-type ATPase, producing MGNAPGGEVDRCAFCGRPCPDSAGELHVGSGEQVCSSGCQTLYNSLGPLAEGPPPSIPEPEMEPTVAPKGAPVGGTDESESVDTDPASDGESSVTGATGQVDTQEEASSIEFEAGVEATGTDAEEADPTTDTESHPAPIQTFLRVDGMHAVTCEQYLESVACEHDGIFDAEASYVTESIRVDHDPAQLPKSDLEDALSRLGYTAYLRDTVTESSETDENTVRRVVGPENSPNPNESTSTTRRAREMSGIRKRRSDDAMDMRYILSVVFGSFLLIPYITVLYPAHLAELYPAGPLEGFTVLFTDGGVLFSRVYFVLTGIVLYFAGMPVLRGAYISLKLRQPNTDLLAALAIVSAYLYSSLAVVVGNSGHIYYDFVLAIAAIVTGGILYESSVKQKALDRLTELTVSQVDSARRLADDGSTDTVDVGELEPDDRLLVKQGERIPVDGELAEGTCTVDEAIITGESVPIIKEPGDDVVGGSIVTTDAAIVRVGPTAKSSIDRLTTTVWQLQSATHGVQRRADRLAGRLLTPIVGFAVLGGVGTLVLSGSVGTAILGFLAVFMIASPWLLGFATPLSIATTLEEALERGIVIFDETVFDRLREVDTVVFDKTGTLTRGQMTVLSADAPQPVLEAAGRLEQRAAHPAADAIARAYGPSTTDANATPDVNTTDSDGNAPQPDGGEPRSESVAIEEVSDFRSYSNGVGGIVDGDETLVGHPDLFLDQGWELEDGLERQVQSERGAGRLPIVVGQNGRACGLVVVGDQPRTNWEDTIERLSTRGMEVIVLTGDERSATEPFASHPDVSRVFAGVPPEGKVAAISKLGTDSTVAMVGDGTNDAPALAEAALGISLGGGTDLASDASDITVAEDDLTAIETAFDLAEGARRRVQQNNRLAFVYNGIAIPVALLGVLNPLFIIGATAIGAGALGVNSMRSLLE